The sequence TGCGGGCTTCGGGCAGGAAGCGCACGTGTTCCAGCAGGCGCATGAACAGGTCCTTGGCGATTTGTGTGACGTGTTTTGCATGGGCAGCATCAAAACGGTAGCGTTCGGCGACCTCCAGCACACTGCGCTGTCTGGGGGAGAGTTGCGCCTCATAGTCGGCTTCTCTGGCGAGGTATTCGATCATCATGCCTTCGCGCAGGGCTCCAGTGGACACCGTGACCTGGGTGGCCCCCAGCAGTCTCAGGGTGGTGAGGATGACGAGCAGGCTCACCACGATGATGTCTGCCCGTTTGGGGTCGAGCCCTGGGGTTTTCAGGCGCTCGGGAAGGGTCTTGTAGCGAAGCTCTTCAAAGAGGGCTTGCAGGTCAGAAACCCTGAAGTTGAAGCCGTTGATGCCCAGACTGGCCAGACCTGCCCGGGTCGCCAGAATTGCAGCGATGGATTCCATGCTTCCGCTTGATCCGATCACCTTGGTTCCAGGCTGGAGCGTGAACTCTGCAAGATGGGGGGTAAGGGTGTCGGTCACATGCTTTTCGATGCGGGCCAGCACGGCTGGATTGGCCGGGTCTTTCTTGAGGAACATCTCCCGCAAACGCACCCCACCGAGGGGCACACTGACCACTTTGCGGGCGGCATGTTTGTTCCCGAGCACGATTTCCAGGCTGCCTCCCCCGAGGTCGAGCAGCAGGTTTCTCTCGCTGAACTCCACGCTGGAGGCGGCCCCCATGTAGGTGAGTTCGCCTTCTTTCTCACCGCTGATGATCTGCATGTTCACGCCGATTTCGTCCTGCAGCCGCTTGACGATCTCCGGGCCGTTCTCGGCGTCCCGGGTGGCCGAGGTGGCGTACACCACGAAGTCGGACACTTCATTCACTTCGGCAATCACCTTGAAGCGGGCAAGGGCCGTTTTGAGCTTCTCGTATCCCTCGTCGGTGAGCCTGCCGTTCTGCAGGCATTCCCCGAGTCGGGTGCGGTCTTTCAGGGATTCGATGATGTGGTAGCTGCTCACCTGTCCGGTTTTGAATTCACCGATGAGGAGGTGGCAGGAGTTGGTCCCTACGTCGGCAATGGCAACCCGCATGAGGACAGTGTAACTGAATGTGCCTGACAAAATGCCCTCAGCTGGAATCGGTTCATGAAGCGTGGCATTGCAGCTTGTGCCAGACGTTACCCACCCAGGCATGGATCAGTCAAATCATGGTTCAAGACAGCTCAAAGTGTTGCAAGAGGCTTCTCTTGACAGGTGATCTGGTCACCATGCCAGGTCAGCAGCCCTGAAGACTTGTGCAGCAGGCTTTATGGTTTCGGGGAGCTTCCCAGACCCTGGTCCCTATCCAGAGGTGGGTGAATTCGAACCTGTTTGTCTGCCGTTTGGAGAGCAAAGGGTCAGGTTTCAGGTTCAGCCTGACCTGATCAGCAGGCCCTGCAAGATGCTGCATGTTTTGCTTCTGGACGTGTCCAGGAGCCAGAAAGGTGTCTTTCCAGAGCTCCACGCCAATGGGGAAGCTGTCAGAATGCCAGGCCCAAATCGGCTCAATGGCATTTTGATTCTTGACTATTATGTTGCGTTAACATAACATTGTATGGTGGTCAAGCAACGTGCACCATCCCAACCACTCTA comes from Deinococcus cellulosilyticus NBRC 106333 = KACC 11606 and encodes:
- a CDS encoding Ppx/GppA phosphatase family protein, which translates into the protein MRVAIADVGTNSCHLLIGEFKTGQVSSYHIIESLKDRTRLGECLQNGRLTDEGYEKLKTALARFKVIAEVNEVSDFVVYATSATRDAENGPEIVKRLQDEIGVNMQIISGEKEGELTYMGAASSVEFSERNLLLDLGGGSLEIVLGNKHAARKVVSVPLGGVRLREMFLKKDPANPAVLARIEKHVTDTLTPHLAEFTLQPGTKVIGSSGSMESIAAILATRAGLASLGINGFNFRVSDLQALFEELRYKTLPERLKTPGLDPKRADIIVVSLLVILTTLRLLGATQVTVSTGALREGMMIEYLAREADYEAQLSPRQRSVLEVAERYRFDAAHAKHVTQIAKDLFMRLLEHVRFLPEARSMLRAAGMLHEIGTLVGQSSHHKHSQYLIRHSGLRGYEPWQVEVIGLVARYHRKSPPKSTHSEYQTLSKEQQLLVRQLSAILRVADGLDRAHTQNSSIHSLIKEGNTWVLYVTPGHIVNLWGAKEKSDLWNQVFGPLNILPWEDM